In Acidobacteriota bacterium, the following proteins share a genomic window:
- a CDS encoding YbhB/YbcL family Raf kinase inhibitor-like protein, whose amino-acid sequence MKFQLSSPSFVEGQTIPTRHTCDGPDVSPPLAWSTPPAATRSFALLCDDPDAPMGTWVHWVMFNIPAGATSLAENVAKTGELPDGSRQGVNSFRRVGYGGPCPPHGPAHRYYFKLFALSEPLDLPAGCTARDLERAMGGRVLASAQLMGRYGRRL is encoded by the coding sequence ATGAAATTCCAGTTGTCCAGTCCGTCGTTTGTGGAAGGCCAGACCATCCCCACCCGCCACACCTGCGACGGCCCTGACGTGTCGCCGCCGCTGGCCTGGAGCACGCCGCCCGCGGCCACCCGGAGCTTCGCCCTGTTATGCGACGACCCCGACGCGCCCATGGGCACCTGGGTGCACTGGGTGATGTTCAACATCCCGGCCGGCGCCACCAGCCTGGCGGAGAACGTGGCCAAGACCGGCGAGCTGCCCGACGGCTCCCGGCAGGGCGTCAACAGCTTCCGGCGCGTGGGCTACGGCGGGCCGTGTCCGCCCCACGGGCCGGCGCACCGGTACTACTTCAAATTGTTCGCGCTGTCGGAACCGTTGGACCTGCCCGCCGGCTGCACCGCCCGGGATCTGGAGCGGGCCATGGGCGGACGCGTGCTCGCCTCGGCCCAGCTCATGGGCCGTTACGGCCGACGGCTCTAA
- a CDS encoding Smr/MutS family protein, translated as MRAGEPPAPPPADPEDDSYVALPIEDALDLHAFAPADIPSVVEAYLRECRARGWREVRLIHGKGIGVQRRRVQTLLARLDFVEQFADAPPGRGHWGATLVWLRASDSSSKS; from the coding sequence GTGCGGGCCGGCGAGCCCCCCGCCCCGCCCCCGGCCGATCCCGAAGATGATTCGTACGTGGCCCTCCCCATCGAGGACGCCCTCGACCTGCACGCCTTCGCCCCGGCGGACATCCCCTCGGTGGTCGAGGCGTACCTCCGCGAGTGCCGCGCCCGCGGCTGGCGCGAGGTGCGCCTCATCCACGGCAAAGGGATCGGCGTCCAGCGCCGGCGGGTGCAGACGCTGCTGGCCCGCCTGGATTTTGTGGAGCAGTTCGCCGACGCCCCGCCCGGTCGCGGCCACTGGGGCGCCACCCTCGTGTGGCTCAGGGCCTCGGATTCTTCATCGAAATCGTGA